The DNA window TTGTTGGAGCGCGTTACACATTGCCCATGGGATGTTTCAGCATTCTTTCCTACCAACCATTGGTCGAGCCCAGTGGTGTAGACGTCTGCAGGTCCTATCTCAATCGCGTTTGTATGAAAGATCATTGGATCAATGCCATGATTTCTTAGGAGCTCCCCAACCGTTGGAAGAGGAAGGGCATTGGTGAGATTTTCCTTCAAGCGAGATCTAGCGACAACTACAAACTATCGGCGTTTATTATTAACTTCTTCTCGTTCTGCCGCAGGGTTGAAGTCACCTGCATCTAATTGCGATTCCTTGGAAGCCTGATGGAAAAGGCAATTGCACAATGACATCTTTTTCTCAGCTTCCTGGCGAACCATCAGAAGCTTTTGAGCAGCTTGTCCTCCATCGTGCCTTCGGACCGAGCCGACAGTTAAGTCAGACAGCGGATGTTGTGGGCTGTTCCGAATCGACCTTGCGCCGACGAGCAGAACAGTGGCAATGGGCTGAGCGGCTAGAGGCATATGACTCAAGCGTTTTGAAGAAGGTATCCGAAGCGCGAACCACTGAAGATCTCGCTCGCTACGCGCTGCGGCTCGAAACCTTCCGCCAGGAGCAGTTAGCACGGGCACGTTCGGTAGCAGAACGAGCGGACGAGCTGCTTGCCCTCGTCGAACGCAGCCTGAAACACCACCTCGAAGCCGGCACCGTCCTTCAGGGACGAGAGCTTCCTTCAGTAATGGCCGCTGCCTGCAAAGCCTTGGAAGGAGCCATGAACATTGAGGCAGCTGCTCTTGGTGTGGCAGCTTTTCTCGAGAATGAAGCATTGTCTATCAGCACAAAAAAGAGGCTTTAGAGGTACTGAATTCAACGCCGGTAGATTGACGTAGTGACTTAACTCAGATGTCTGAAACGCCTATTACCTGGATGCGCACTCGAGAATTAGCTTCTTATCTCGGAGTTCATCGCAACACCCTGGGGAACATGCTTCGGGAAGGTCTATTGCGCGAAGGTATACATCGCCGAAAGATCAATCCACTGGCTCCACGGGGTGAATTTCTCTGGAATCAAGAAGCCGTTTTGATGACTCTCGGCCGTCTTTGACTTCTCGAGTACTCACATAGGGATCAGATGTTCAGAAGCTTAGTTATGCCAGTGACTCTTATTGGCTTACACAGCCTCTCTTGTTTTGACCTCTTTTGGTATCCATATCGTGGCGGTGTCATCCCCCAAGCCGAAGGTTCGATCTGAGAGGTGTTCGATGCCGATCCAGGCGCAGATCAGGCCATTGAGCATGTTTTCCACGGGCTTGAGTGAAGCCAGTGTTGTCACCTCGGATGGCGCGGGGATGAAGTCCGGTATGCCGCTGATATGGGCCTCAAGTCCAGTTCTGATGGCCTGGAATTGACCCTGTAACCGTTCAATTCGCTCGGTGCGTGTCAGTTTTTCCGCTTTCCAGTACTGGCCTGAGCGGCTCACCTTGTAGGGCACGCGGTAGTCCCGCTTGAGCAAGGCCAGCAGGGCAACGTGGGGATAACACTCGATCAGGGCAGGGGCGGCCTGTTCGTTGCCGTTGGTGTGAAGGGGGTAGCCAAGGGCAGCGAAGTCGGCGCGCAGTTGATCGGCAATGGCGCCGGGGCGTTTGGCTGAGGGGCTGTGAACGGCGCAACCCTTGGGTCCGAACCGGCTCGAGATGGCGGTGTCTGCCGCCCGTCGACTGGTTATTGGTGTGGTCGCCAGGGGCATGTCGACCGACACGCAGCTCACCTCTGTTGCAGCGAGCTGTTGGGAGGCCTGGAGCAGTGCGGTTGGGTCTGGCCTGCTGCCCGTGGCCTTCTGCTCTGGATCCCAGCTTTGGCCGGATGCCTGGTCGATGAAAGCTGCGTAGCTGGGGGCGATGGCCAGGCAGCTCCATCCTGTAGCCGTGTTCTTCGCCAGGGCGACGCCGCTGGGCTGACGGGCCGTCCATGCCGCGTCAATGCCGAGGACGCAGATGCTCTTGCCCTGATCAGGGGTTTTGCCCATTCATCTCCCATGGATTGATCAACGACAGGCCGATGGCCTCGAAGTCAGCGGTGTTGCGGGTGGCCAGGTGTCCGTCATGGGCCAGAGCCGTCGCCGCGATCACGGCGTCGGCGGTGCTGATCGGCCTTCCCATGCTTTCGCGATGGCTCACCAGGGCCACGAACCACTGCGCTGCCGCGCTGTTGAACGGCAACACCTGCTGCTGGAAAACGGTGCCAAGAAGCGTTCCCCAGCCCTGCTGCAGTTGCTCTCTGCGTTGGGAGTCAGGCAGTCGCGCGATGCCCTGCAGGATCTCGGCTTCGTTCATGGCTGTGATCGCTACGTCCTGCGCGCTGAGCTGATTCGCCCAGGCCAGAACAGCGTCGGCTGGTTGCTGTCTCATCAGTTCCGACAGCACATTCGTGTCGAGAACAATCACGACTCAAGGCTCGGTGCTTTTGGCGTGTCGCTCCGTGATGGCAACTCCAATGCGACCCCCCCGAGCTGGGCAAAGTGGTTGTGAATGCGGGAGCCCAGGCCCTCGCTGGGCGCTTCTATATCAGCCGGTTTCACCACCTGGCGGAGGATCTGGCGCACCTCTTCCTCCATCGAGTGACCATGCGCGGCGGCGCGTTGCCGCAGGCGATCGCGCACGGCGTCGTCGAGGTTGCGGATCGTGAGGGTGGCCATGGGGCTGAAGTTGCCAGCAGTGCTGACATTGCTGTCAACGCTAGCGATGGTCATGGGCGGGGTCTGCCTGTGGTTCTGTTTGATCCATGCCCGGGGTGTCCCATGGGAAAGCTCCGCCGCAGGTGGTTAAAGGCATATCCCTCGCTCGAAGTCTTTCTCCCTCAAACGAGGGATACAGCGATCCATACGGATCCCTCAACTGAGGGAGATAAGAAGGGCCTGTGGCGTTCTTCGGAGCCTCTCAGAGAGATCTCCCCCGGATGAGGGATTCCAATCCCAGTCCATCGATGCAACCTGAAGGGAATGGTTCCTTTGTGCGATGGCTCCCACCCTTCTGTTCATCACCGGCGTTATGGCCGGCTTAATCGCTGGCTTCATCCTCACCTTCCCCACCAGCTTGCTAGCGATCCTGAAGGGATTGGCGATGACGATTCAGCAAACGGAGGCCGCCAAAAACATCGGCCAGATTCAGGCACAGGCTGTGGAGCTGCACCTGGGACTACCTGCACGGGCGACGCAGCTCTGGTTCTAGCCATAGTGGACCCTCTCAGGCAGCCGGCTCACCTGCAAGATAATCGGCACCTACGACAGACCCAAGTGTGACTCAGGCAGGGGCACAGCTATCTCTATCGCGATGGACAGGCCTGTGAGGAGTTGCGGGGGTTATGAAGATCCCGCATAATCAATAAGAGACGTTACTGGTGTCAATGAAAATATGTAGTCGATGAAATAACCTTGCAAGAGAATCGAAAAGCAGCGGTTCTTGATGCCTTAAAAATGTAAAAATTAATTTCTCAATTACACCGAAAAGCAATGGACGACATCAGCGGGATCGTCATCCAACTCAAGAACATGTTGAGAGCGGAACCGCTGGACATCAAGACGGCTGCTGAAAAGTTCAAAGAACAACTTGCCCCGATTCCAGATACATTTGCAGAGCGAGTAGACAGAGCAGCCGAAGAACTGGTTCGCCAAGAAACGCAGATAATTTCTTTTTACCCTGTACCACTTGTTACAGCTGCCAAACAGGGTCGATGGTACTTCGGCCCAGTAGACAATCAATCACCGAGCTGGCAGGCATACAGATCGCATCTTTCAGCCAAGGGTTGGAGTGA is part of the Synechococcus sp. WH 8016 genome and encodes:
- a CDS encoding DUF429 domain-containing protein, whose translation is MGKTPDQGKSICVLGIDAAWTARQPSGVALAKNTATGWSCLAIAPSYAAFIDQASGQSWDPEQKATGSRPDPTALLQASQQLAATEVSCVSVDMPLATTPITSRRAADTAISSRFGPKGCAVHSPSAKRPGAIADQLRADFAALGYPLHTNGNEQAAPALIECYPHVALLALLKRDYRVPYKVSRSGQYWKAEKLTRTERIERLQGQFQAIRTGLEAHISGIPDFIPAPSEVTTLASLKPVENMLNGLICAWIGIEHLSDRTFGLGDDTATIWIPKEVKTREAV
- a CDS encoding type II toxin-antitoxin system VapC family toxin, producing the protein MIVLDTNVLSELMRQQPADAVLAWANQLSAQDVAITAMNEAEILQGIARLPDSQRREQLQQGWGTLLGTVFQQQVLPFNSAAAQWFVALVSHRESMGRPISTADAVIAATALAHDGHLATRNTADFEAIGLSLINPWEMNGQNP
- a CDS encoding Arc family DNA-binding protein → MTIASVDSNVSTAGNFSPMATLTIRNLDDAVRDRLRQRAAAHGHSMEEEVRQILRQVVKPADIEAPSEGLGSRIHNHFAQLGGVALELPSRSDTPKAPSLES